The following proteins are co-located in the Syngnathus scovelli strain Florida chromosome 5, RoL_Ssco_1.2, whole genome shotgun sequence genome:
- the lgals2b gene encoding lectin, galactoside-binding, soluble, 2b → MKVMGMSFKEGQEFKICVKPKDDCNRFSINIGHDSDNIALHFNPRFDQSAIICNSMSGGSWGDEHRDDNFCFSHGEESKFYINFNNEEFIIKLPNGSTMTFPNRLADVKYNYFDVAGEAKIIGMKIK, encoded by the exons AAAGTCATGGGCATGAGCTTTAAGGAAGGGCAGGAGTTCAAGATCTGTGTCAAGCCCAAAGATGACTGCAACAG ATTCAGCATCAATATCGGCCACGACTCGGACAACATCGCGCTGCACTTCAACCCGCGCTTTGACCAGAGTGCCATCATCTGCAACTCCATGTCGGGAGGCTCCTGGGGCGACGAGCACCGCGACGACAACTTCTGCTTCTCCCACGGCGAGGAGAGCAAG TTCTACATCAACTTCAACAACGAAGAGTTCATCATCAAGTTGCCCAACGGCTCCACAATGACTTTCCCCAACCGGCTGGCCGACGTCAAGTACAATTACTTTGATGTCGCTGGTGAGGCCAAGATCATCGGCATGAAGATCAAGTAG